DNA sequence from the Liolophura sinensis isolate JHLJ2023 chromosome 1, CUHK_Ljap_v2, whole genome shotgun sequence genome:
tgtaatgataatccaaTTAAATATTGTTTCATGAGTAAAATGCCTTTGTTGGCATGTTAGTGAAACAACACTATATTGGATATCATTACAAAGTGCTGTGTGGCGAGTGGAAGGGAAGGTGTTCCAACAGGGATTTAAGCGGCTAGAGTTAGGTTGAGCGGTTATTGGGGTCACTACCTGTGCCACACCATTGAGACAAAGTCGCTCGTCTTGTGGTTAAGTTGTTATGAATATagcatatccaaatatttcccAACCAGCAGTCAGTGTACTCAGTCTACACAACATCTGATCCAGATTAGATATTGTGCTAGTTCAGTTCATAGTTTTGAGCATCCAAGTTCCGgcaaggagcaggaggtgataaataccATGGAGATAAGTGGGCGACATGCTGATTTTTGCTGATTcctaaattttaaaatactgtaGGACATTGAAATCGTCATATCTGAACTCTAGACATATTCTGATTTGTCGtccagaaagaaaaatatgatcAAGTcacttttctctcttcaaaatcaGTGTGGATTCTCTATGCATCGGGTGCATTCAATAGCCGGACTGTATCTTAGGCTATGGGCAGAAATCATAGGTAATGAGCCAGCTATGCAGACGGTAGCTGCAAGCCTTGTCTGAAACCATTAGGGTTTGACAGGTCTGTCTGAGCGAATTGTTCTTTCTGTTCTACTTCCATAATAAAACCATTGCTGAAAGACTGATTGCATGGTCCTGTCATGTTAAGTTGATTCCCATACATTTTGCCGGGGGATCTGAGAGTTTAAAAAACCCCGACTCACCATGACTAGTCgacacaaagttattttgatgagcaaaaaggaaatgtttgtttatattCAACAACGATTCTGTAGATTCTACAACGTTTCAACTGGGgaagaatttacatgtatacatgcaggagTGGTAATGAAAGTCCTGTTTTCTTAGATCCACACCAGACATTGGCATGTGCTGTTGTTTTGGTAAGGCCTTGACCGGCTGGACTTTCCAGTTAAATGATTTAAAGTTAAGGCAGGTAAGTGTCAGAAATTGTGGAAGATAGACctcaatatttaatttaattcagcTAATACTGTGCTGTCCCCAGATGGCTATTTCAgctcctctctttatactgggcaAGCAGAGTTGTATAGCCACATCAGCAACAGGTAGTAAACCATACACTGTTTCACCACAAGTCTGATACATTCTTTCTAAAGAATGTTTGCAGTCCAAAACCGGTTATGGTTCCTGAATGGAGCATGCACTTTAAACCTCCATAGAAGGGCCTAATGGCCGATTTGTTTTCAAGTAGTTTGCCTTGTCATGAATTTTAAAGTTCTTGTAAGTGGTGCTGTGCTTTACTGTGCCTCACATAATGAAcctttttgaaatgttttaagaaTGATGCATCGTGGGTAGACCTCAAGATGTAGCCATAGAGATTTAATTCGGACCAGTCCTACTCTTTAACAAATCCTGCACCCAAATTTTGATATGTGTCCCATCTCAACTCGGCCAGTAGTAGAGATGTAGCCTATGGAAAAGTGAACGAAAAACAGGAATGCTAGTGGCCTATCTGATAAGCTATTTTGTCTACTGTGACCCATCATACggaaatgtaatataaatgatGACCATGACAAGGTTTTGTGATTATATTTTCAGCGGATGCTTCCCTAGGAGAGGTGAAGGTGGGTGAATTAGGGTCCTGGCTTGCTCGTAGGAACTGGACCCCAGCAGGAATGGCCGGCGGTATAAGTCGAGGTGAGGTCTGACAGATGCTACATGTAGTGCTTAATTGTTTAAAGGCAGCTTTTTATAGGTCCTAACAGTGCTATAAAGCATTCTTGAGCACACATGCTCTGCTACAATGTGATGCACAAGGACATTGTCACTGATGTCACAAGACCTGTTGGTCATAGAACTTGGTTACTGTTGTTTTGTAGCCCCCACGTCTGTTAAAAATTGAATAACAGAATTGTAGTAGCTTGTGACTATTCTTGACTGATGCTAATAGTGGGAGGACATTTCTGATAGATCAACTTCATTTTGGTTCACAGCTTACTGGAGATGGGCACAGAAATGGTTGCTAGTGAAGAGAGGAAGTATGGCTCCGATTGCCCAGTCCATTGTGGGCTTATCTGTATTTTACTACTTCCTGCAGTATAAAGCACACAGTAAGTTCATgcggaagaaaacaaaacatttaatatttaatgatgGCAGTTTATATctcatcattacatgtattcacaccCTTGGCACATATATTCAGATTCATATTGAAATCTGTGGAAAAATGGCATTGTTATCAACAGAGGGAAAGTATTAACTTGTCAGAATGTAGACTGTGTTACAGATGTGGAGAAAGTAAGTTATCAGAGAGTGGTCTGTGTAATATTACAGATATGGGGAAAGTAACTCGTCAGAAAGTAGGCTGTATTATGGATATGGAGAAAGTAGTCTTTGTCTAACATATGGGAAACGTATTTTATCTCTCAGGAAGTTGGTTACACTGTAGGTATGAGGAAGGCGACTTGTGAGAAAATTGGTCATATTATAAATACTGGTATGTGGAacgtaaatttatttcacagtatTATAAGGAATGGGGCGTCTACATGATTCAggcattgttttcattgtttctcTTTCAGCTAACCACCGTCACTTCAAGTACCATTGAGGCTGGGGTATTCTAGACCTGGGGCGTTAGACATCTACGGCTTGCTCTTTACTCGGATGAACAGTGACATAGGATACACAGATTCCAATTATAATTTGCTTTTTTGTGTGAAACAGTTTTcctattaaaatatgtatatcaccAGTTATTAAAAGCCCAATGGTATAgttaaatgtgtgttttgtcttAATATTCTTCATTGGTTACATGTTGaatgatagaaaaaatgtgaaaatgtttgatttgattgctaGGAATTATTTGCATCCCCAAAGCGGACGCTAGCAATTCATTCTGGAATAAAGCACATAATTGTGTGTAGAGTGCTCCTttatttgtaggcctacatataccaacaaaaaatatttcatgatttGAGAGACATTCAAACGTAAAAATGAGCCCTTTATTCCACTGCATAAGTAGCCAGAGATGGTTGAACAACCAGTCTGATATCTATTCAATGGTGCCTGTGTTAAGTCTTGCCAATATGCCTTGATGTGTTCATTACACATGCAGCAAAGAGTTACTTCCTTGGGAGTGTCATGCTACAACCaaaaatgtcaaagtccaaaCGGTTTTATTCAGTGTCGCTCCTTACTCTGGATATCCTGAATTCTTGTGCCTGTCTTGTTGATCCCATAACATGAAAATTTCAGTTGCAAGCCATTTAGAAGTTCTTGTCGGTGAGTCCCCTCACCTTCAATTGAGGAGAGATTCTATACCTGACCAAGAAATGTGAATGTGGCCTCTTAATTGTATCCCATATGCGGTGGAGGGAACATTCTCATTTCATAGCTAAATTTAGCAGCATTTATACACCTA
Encoded proteins:
- the LOC135461350 gene encoding putative ATP synthase subunit f, mitochondrial — encoded protein: MGIGEYPPEFNPKIHGPYNPARYYGKPDASLGEVKVGELGSWLARRNWTPAGMAGGISRAYWRWAQKWLLVKRGSMAPIAQSIVGLSVFYYFLQYKAHTNHRHFKYH